The following coding sequences lie in one Methylotenera versatilis 301 genomic window:
- a CDS encoding methylated-DNA--[protein]-cysteine S-methyltransferase has protein sequence MITQYEALIDAPFGVVAIAMQGNQLGIDLLLESPSQENLQFYHPAMINNAIIKQTYEQIHQYLQQPNTQFHTLLHHQHGTAFQQRVWQAIAAIPLGQVATYGQIASQIGSGPRAVANACGANNIPLIIPCHRVVAQNGIGGFMQGKENGLVIKRWLLAHEGVQGYTHE, from the coding sequence ATGATTACTCAGTACGAAGCTCTCATTGATGCACCTTTTGGTGTGGTAGCCATTGCCATGCAAGGCAATCAACTCGGGATAGATTTGTTGCTGGAATCTCCATCACAAGAAAATCTGCAGTTTTATCACCCAGCCATGATAAACAATGCGATCATCAAGCAAACTTATGAGCAGATACATCAATATCTACAGCAGCCTAATACTCAATTTCATACATTGCTTCATCATCAACACGGCACAGCTTTTCAGCAACGCGTTTGGCAGGCCATTGCCGCCATTCCGTTAGGGCAAGTTGCAACCTATGGGCAGATTGCCAGCCAAATCGGTTCAGGGCCTCGTGCTGTGGCAAATGCCTGTGGGGCAAACAATATCCCTCTTATCATTCCATGCCATCGCGTCGTTGCGCAAAATGGCATAGGCGGATTTATGCAAGGTAAAGAAAATGGTTTGGTCATTAAACGCTGGCTATTAGCGCATGAAGGTGTGCAAGGCTATACGCATGAGTGA
- the rplS gene encoding 50S ribosomal protein L19 yields MADIIKMLEEEEIARLGKTIPSFAPGDTVVVGVNVVEGTRKRVQSYEGVVIAKRNRGLNSSFIVRKISSGEGVERTFQTYSPLIASIEVKRRGDVRRAKLYYLRERSGKSARIKEKLFTREKEVMAPEAKA; encoded by the coding sequence ATGGCAGATATTATTAAAATGTTGGAAGAGGAAGAAATTGCCCGTTTAGGCAAAACCATTCCATCTTTCGCACCAGGCGACACTGTAGTAGTTGGCGTGAACGTAGTTGAAGGTACACGTAAACGTGTACAGTCATACGAAGGCGTTGTGATTGCTAAACGTAACCGTGGTTTGAACTCATCATTCATCGTACGTAAAATCTCCTCTGGTGAAGGTGTTGAGCGTACATTCCAAACTTACTCACCGCTAATCGCTAGTATTGAAGTTAAACGTCGTGGTGATGTTCGCCGTGCGAAACTTTACTACCTACGTGAGCGTTCAGGTAAATCAGCACGTATTAAAGAAAAATTATTCACACGTGAAAAAGAAGTGATGGCTCCAGAAGCAAAAGCTTAA
- the trmD gene encoding tRNA (guanosine(37)-N1)-methyltransferase TrmD, with the protein MAFKFDVITLFPEMFDAITKYGITSRALQQNIYDVQFWNPRDFTTDNHKTVDDRPYGGGPGMVMLVEPLEQAIGSAKLSQAEKNIESWVIHLSPAGKPLTHEKVMQLSKKQGVVLLASRYEGVDQRLIDAHVDEEISIGDYVLSGGELPAMTLIDAIVRQLPDALGDSDSAIEDSFVDGLLDCPHYTRPEEYKGVKVPEVLTSGNHAKIKQWRLKMSLKRTRDQRPDLLAARPLTKEEARLLKELETE; encoded by the coding sequence ATGGCGTTTAAATTTGACGTCATAACGCTGTTTCCTGAAATGTTTGATGCCATTACAAAATATGGCATTACCAGTAGAGCGTTACAGCAGAATATTTATGATGTACAGTTTTGGAATCCACGTGATTTCACTACGGATAATCATAAAACAGTAGACGATAGGCCTTATGGCGGCGGCCCAGGTATGGTGATGCTGGTTGAGCCGTTAGAGCAAGCCATTGGTTCAGCAAAATTAAGTCAAGCTGAAAAGAATATCGAAAGTTGGGTGATTCATCTTTCACCGGCGGGTAAACCGCTGACGCATGAAAAAGTCATGCAGCTGAGCAAGAAACAAGGTGTAGTGTTGTTAGCCAGTCGTTATGAAGGTGTAGACCAGCGATTGATAGATGCACATGTGGATGAGGAAATCTCCATTGGCGATTATGTGTTAAGTGGCGGTGAGTTGCCCGCAATGACTTTAATTGACGCAATAGTGCGGCAGTTGCCAGATGCTTTGGGTGATAGTGATTCTGCCATTGAAGATTCATTTGTCGATGGCTTGTTAGATTGCCCGCACTACACTAGGCCAGAAGAATATAAAGGTGTGAAGGTGCCTGAAGTTTTAACCTCAGGTAATCATGCAAAGATTAAGCAGTGGCGTTTGAAAATGTCGCTGAAAAGAACTCGGGATCAACGTCCCGATTTATTGGCCGCAAGGCCGTTGACGAAAGAAGAAGCACGGCTGCTCAAAGAACTTGAAACCGAGTAA
- the rimM gene encoding ribosome maturation factor RimM (Essential for efficient processing of 16S rRNA), translated as MVVMGRIVAPYGVFGWLKIVPDTEAFDGLFDYDTWWLGKGDDWREMVVETAKTHNDVLVVKLKGIDDRDAALACKGKQIAVPREQLPEAEENEYYWSDLIGLRVKNKQDVDFGLIVDVFETGANDVIAVRADVIQSEDSTVKAVAKEKPQERLIPFIDDVVLEVDLAAKTMLVDWDADF; from the coding sequence ATGGTAGTCATGGGGCGCATAGTTGCGCCCTACGGCGTTTTTGGCTGGCTAAAAATTGTGCCAGATACCGAAGCGTTTGATGGCCTATTTGATTACGATACTTGGTGGCTAGGCAAAGGCGACGATTGGCGTGAAATGGTGGTTGAAACCGCCAAAACTCACAACGATGTACTTGTCGTTAAGCTAAAAGGCATAGATGACCGCGATGCTGCGCTTGCTTGCAAGGGTAAGCAAATCGCAGTGCCAAGAGAACAATTACCTGAAGCTGAAGAAAATGAGTATTACTGGTCAGACTTGATTGGTTTACGCGTTAAGAACAAACAAGACGTTGATTTTGGCTTAATAGTCGATGTATTTGAAACTGGTGCAAATGATGTGATTGCCGTAAGAGCAGACGTCATTCAGTCAGAAGATTCAACAGTTAAGGCTGTAGCTAAAGAAAAACCGCAAGAGAGATTAATACCGTTTATTGACGATGTAGTCCTTGAAGTTGATTTAGCTGCAAAAACGATGTTGGTGGATTGGGATGCAGATTTCTAA
- the rpsP gene encoding 30S ribosomal protein S16: protein MVIIRLARGGAKKTPFYNVVVADSRNRRDGRFIERVGFYNPSAKAGAEALRVDQERVTFWQGQGAQLSDTVARLVKFHAKGPEYAIAAKAKDAAKADAVKAKIAAAEAAKLKAAADAAKAEADAKAAEAAAAAKAAEAEAAAAPVEAAADVAETPAADA from the coding sequence ATGGTTATTATTCGTTTAGCTCGTGGTGGCGCGAAAAAAACTCCTTTCTACAACGTGGTAGTGGCAGATTCACGCAATCGTCGTGATGGCCGCTTTATCGAGCGTGTTGGTTTTTACAACCCATCAGCAAAAGCTGGTGCAGAAGCGCTTCGTGTAGATCAAGAGCGTGTTACATTTTGGCAAGGTCAAGGTGCACAACTGTCTGATACAGTGGCACGTTTGGTTAAATTTCACGCTAAAGGCCCAGAGTACGCTATTGCTGCTAAAGCAAAAGACGCTGCTAAAGCTGATGCTGTTAAAGCAAAAATTGCTGCTGCTGAAGCTGCAAAATTAAAAGCTGCTGCAGATGCTGCTAAAGCTGAAGCAGATGCTAAAGCCGCTGAAGCTGCAGCCGCAGCAAAAGCTGCTGAGGCCGAAGCTGCCGCTGCTCCAGTTGAAGCAGCTGCAGACGTAGCTGAAACACCAGCTGCAGACGCTTAA
- the queC gene encoding 7-cyano-7-deazaguanine synthase QueC — MENKTKKNAVVLLSGGLDSATCLAIAKSQGFDCYCLSLDYHQRHIAELHAAKNVANVMGAAAHKTANLDLSLFGGSALTDDAIAVPESETAGIPITYVPARNTIMLSLALAWAEVLKSQDIFIGVNALDYSGYPDCRGEYVKAFQAMANLATKSAVEGHAITIHAPLIDMTKAQIVTLGTELGVDYAMTVSCYQADSHGEACGLCDSCRLRREGFAAAGLADPTRYKKHV, encoded by the coding sequence ATGGAAAATAAAACAAAAAAGAATGCAGTCGTACTTCTTTCTGGCGGGTTAGATTCCGCTACCTGTCTTGCGATTGCCAAATCTCAAGGTTTTGATTGCTATTGCTTAAGCTTAGATTATCATCAGCGCCATATTGCTGAATTGCATGCAGCTAAAAACGTTGCCAATGTTATGGGCGCAGCAGCACATAAAACCGCGAATTTAGATTTATCTTTATTTGGCGGGTCTGCATTAACCGATGATGCGATTGCGGTGCCAGAAAGCGAAACTGCTGGCATACCAATCACATACGTGCCCGCGCGAAACACTATTATGTTGTCTTTAGCTTTAGCATGGGCAGAAGTGTTAAAAAGTCAGGATATTTTTATCGGGGTGAATGCACTCGACTACTCAGGTTATCCTGATTGCCGCGGCGAATATGTCAAAGCATTTCAAGCCATGGCGAATCTAGCGACTAAGAGCGCGGTGGAAGGTCATGCAATTACTATTCATGCACCATTGATTGATATGACAAAAGCACAAATAGTCACGCTAGGTACTGAGCTTGGTGTGGATTATGCGATGACTGTTTCTTGCTATCAAGCAGACAGCCACGGCGAGGCATGTGGATTGTGTGACTCATGCCGTTTAAGACGGGAAGGTTTTGCAGCAGCAGGCTTGGCAGACCCGACACGATATAAAAAACACGTTTAA
- the queE gene encoding 7-carboxy-7-deazaguanine synthase QueE, protein MKLKVHEIFYSIQGESSRVGLPTVFVRLTGCPMRCVYCDTAYAFSGGSNIEIADILAKVAEFGTKYVTVTGGEPLAQKDCHFLLKDLCDAGYSVSLETGGAIDISPVDKRVSVILDVKTPDSGELKNNVWSNLDHLKSSDEVKFVLCSREDYQWARDLLSTHKIAEKCPVLFSPVYSQVSPTDLAEWVLADKLPVRMQVQLHKILWGEKPGV, encoded by the coding sequence TAGGATTGCCCACAGTATTTGTGCGCTTAACAGGCTGCCCAATGCGCTGTGTGTATTGCGATACCGCTTATGCATTTAGTGGCGGCAGTAATATTGAGATTGCTGATATTTTGGCTAAGGTTGCTGAATTTGGCACAAAATACGTCACTGTGACAGGTGGTGAGCCGCTCGCGCAAAAAGATTGCCATTTCTTGTTAAAAGATTTATGTGATGCAGGCTACAGCGTATCGTTAGAAACAGGCGGCGCGATTGATATTAGCCCAGTAGATAAACGTGTTTCTGTAATATTAGATGTCAAAACACCAGATTCAGGCGAGCTAAAAAATAACGTCTGGAGCAATTTAGACCATTTGAAAAGCTCAGATGAAGTGAAGTTTGTACTGTGTAGTCGAGAAGATTACCAATGGGCGAGAGATTTATTAAGTACGCATAAAATTGCCGAAAAATGTCCCGTGTTATTCTCGCCAGTCTATAGTCAAGTGAGTCCTACCGACCTAGCAGAATGGGTACTGGCGGATAAATTACCTGTGCGTATGCAAGTACAATTGCATAAAATATTATGGGGCGAAAAGCCTGGGGTTTAG